The candidate division KSB1 bacterium genomic interval TCACTTTCTTGAACACTCTCGGCGCGCTGCTTGTGCTGGTGGTCCCGCGCGTCACCCAGCGCTTCCTGGACGCAGCCCTTGGCTTTGCGGCGGGGGTCATGCTGACGGCCAGCTTCACCAGCTTGATCCTGCCAGGAATCGACCGTGCCGGCATCTTCCCCGTGGCGGCGGGGATCATCCTCGGGGCGCTGTTCCTCGATCTGGCGGACCATCTGATCCCGCATTTGCACGCGCTGTCCCGGGAGGAAGGCCCGCACACGGAGAGGATCCGAGCGGTGTGGCTGTTCATCATCGCCATCACCCTCCACAATATGCCGGAGGGTCTGGCGGTAGGTGTAGGCTACGGATCGGGCAATATCGGCGATGCCTTCGCCCTCACCATGGCCATCGGCTTTCAGAACATACCGGAAGGGATGGCCGTCTCGTTCTCAGCCCTGAGCGCCGGTATGGGCAAGAGGTTTTACGCCAGCCTGGTAGGGGTGCGCGCTGGCCTTGTGGAAATTCCCCTCGCCGTGCTCGGGGCCTGGGCGGTGAGCGCGATGACCGCCATTCTGCCCTATGCAATGGGCTTTGCGGCCGGGGCCATGCTCTACGTGATCAGCGACGAAATCATCCCCGATACCCACGGGCGCGGGCACGAACGCATCGCCACGCTGGGCACCATGTCCGGGGTTCTCGTGATGCTCTACCTGGACATCGTACTCGGTTGAAATCCCCCGAGAAAAGGGGGCGCCCCCATCTGTCCTGGGGACGCCGCCCGAGATCACGCCTTCTTTACCGTCTCGCGATCGAAATCCCAGTACACGATCTTGCCGCTGCGAATCGAGAGATTGACCATGTGCGCGCAGGCAGCGGCTCTGTGCCCCATTAAGGCATCCTGGACCGGCGGTTTGCGGGTCCTCACGGATTCGAAGAACCTCTGCATGTGGACGAGGGTGGCGTCCAGTCCTTCTTCCCGGTAGATCTCGGCAGCCTCCAGTACCCTTGGCGGCTGCGTGTCAGGTCTTTCCGCTGCCAGGACCTTGGGGTCCCGGTAGTAGGCTTCTTCCAGCTCCTTGGGCCAGCTCCGCACGATCCAGCCGTTGTCTTCGTGGACAATTTCGGGGTAGAAGCGGAGTTCGCCGCCTCCCACCTCGAGGCTCCCCTCGGTCCCCAGGATCTGAAAACCGCTCCCGCCCAGCCTCTGGTTGTTGAACGTCGTGCTCATATTAACCATGAAACCCTCAGGGTATTCCAGCACGGCGTTCACCGTGTCGGGAACCTCGCGGCTCTCCCGCCAGCGGTAGAGGGCGCCCATAGCCATGGCGCTGCGGGCCATCTTCGCCCCCATCACGAAGTGGATCGAGGTGCAAAGGTGGACGAACAGATCTGTGGGAATACCTCCGGAGTAGTCCCAGTAGCAACGCCACCGGAAGAAGCGTTCGAGGCTGAACGGCCTCTTCGGTGCGGGCCCGAGGAACATCTCCCAGTCGACCGTCTCCGGCGAAGCGTCGGGCGGGATGGGGTAGATCCAGGCCCCGCTTGCGGTGTTCCGGTTGTAGTAGGCCCGGATCATCGTGATCTGGCCCAGTTTGCCCGAGGCCACGATCTCGCGGGCCTTCTCCTGAATCGCCGAGCTCATTCCCTGGCTTCCCACTTGCAGGATACGGCCGGTCCGCCTGACCGCATGGACGATCTCCACACCCTCGTCCACGGTGTAGGTGAGCGGCTTTTCGATGTACACGTCCTTCCCTGCCTCCAGGGCCTCGATCGCCTGACGCGCGTGCCAATGGTCCGGGGTTGCGATCACTACGACGTCGATCCCCTTGTCTGCGAGGATGTTGCGGTAGTCACCGTAGTCCTTGGCGCGGCCCTGCGTTCGATCGATGGCTCTACGCACCCTTCCCTTGTAGGCATCGCAGACGGCCACAATCTCCGTCCCGGGGACCTTCATTACAGCTTCCATGAGCTCCTGCCCGCGCGCGCCTACGCCGATCATCCCCACGGTGATGGCGTCGTTGGGCCCCGTTTTCTTCGTCCCTTGGGGCTGAACAAGGCGGGGCCCGAGGCTAACGAACATGCCGGTCGCGGCGCTGTGCCGCAGAAATTCCCTGCGCGTCATTCCTCTGCGCATTGCTCCTACCTCCCTCTTCACGTTCGCCTGCTCGGATCCCGTGGCGACCTAATCGCCTTCGGCCCAGATGTTGGCCAGAAGACCTTTGAGATACGCGATAGCCGCCACGATGTCTCGCCGCTGCTCTTCTCCCTCAATCTCACGCTCCACCGTAAGGGGCTCCCGATAGCCAGCTCGTCGGAGGACGCGCAAGATTCCGGCAAAGTCCACGTGACCGAGGCCGACGGGGACCTCCAGCCCCCAGGTCAGCCCGGGTCGGTCCGACCAGCGCGCGTCCTTGCAGTGCACGCTTCTAATGTGGGGAGCCAGCTTCTCCGCAGCCTCCACAGGATCCCCTGTGCCGTAGAGGATCATATTGGCCGGGTCAAAATTGACGGCCACGTTCGGCTCGCCCAGATCCATCAGAAAGTCGCGGAGGAGTTCGGCGCTTTCCTGGCCCGTTTCCAGGTGGAGCCACAGCCCGAGCTCGGCGCACCACCTGGAAAGGGACCTCGTCACCTCCACAATCTCCCGGTAAGAGGCGCCTGCGCGATCGGGCGGGAGGAAACCGAGGTGAAGCCCGATGGCTGGGGCACGTAGGTGCGCGGCCACCTCGGCCATGGCCTTGGCTGCTCGCAGACGTTCCGCCCGGTGTTCCTCCGGCACAAGGCCCACGGTGCGACGAACGGTTGGGATGTCCCGGTAGTCCTCTCCCTCGAAAAGGCAGAACACCACAGTGGGCCGGATCTCGCACTGGCTAAGAAGCTCCAGGAGACGATCGCGCTGCCCGCCGTCCGGTACAGAGCTGGAGTGAATGGCAAGATGGCAGGTGCTGACGCCAGCGACGGTCAGGAAATCCAGGAACTCCGGCAGCCGCTTGTCCGCGTGAACAAAGACGCCGAATGGCAGCCCGCTTCCCTCGCCCACACCAGGCCTCCTCCCTTGTCCGGGGTTTGATCCGCTCTGGGGACGGTTTCGAGCTACGCCGCCAAGTTACGAATCCGGGAGTGCCCCCGCAAGCGGCCGCGAAAATTCTGTTGCATTTCCGGGTCGATTTGGCTAAACTTCGCGCGTGCCAGGAGACACAAGCTGGAGAAGACGATGCAGGTCCTTCACCAACATCCCTTTCACCATCCCTTTCACGTAGACCACAGTACCGGTGGGTGATCTGCACTGTCGCTGATGTCCAAGTTCCTGAGAGCCCACCGGTCGGTGGGCTTTTTCGTTAGAGCTGACAGCGGCACGAGGCCATCTTCGAGGCACACCCATGGTTCTGAAACTTGGTTTGCCCAAGGGGAGCTTGCAGGAGGCCACCTTTCGCCTGTTCAATCGGGCTGGCTTTTTCCTGTCGGTTGGCCCTCGCAGCTATTTCCCCGTCATCGACGACGAGGAGATCGAGCCTGTACTGATCCGCGCGCAGGAGATTGCGAAGTACGTCGAGCGCGGCGTTTTCGACGCCGGGCTGACGGGCCTGGACTGGATCCTCGAGACCGAGGCGGACGTCCACGAGGTGTGTGAGCTTGCTTACTCCAAGCAGACCCTGCGGCCTGTGCGCTGGGTCGTGGCAGTTCCCAAGGACTCGGAGATCCAGAGCGTGAAGGATCTTCAGGGGAGACGGATCGCCACCGAAATCGTCCATCTGACGCGCAAGTACCTCGCCGCTCACGGCGTGGAGGCGGACGTCGAGTTTTCTTGGGGCGCCACGGAAGTGAAAGCGCCCATTCTGGCGGACGCCATTGTCGAGGCGACGGAAACCGGCGCCTCCCTGCGCGCCAACGGTCTGCGCATCGTGGACACGGTCCTGGAATCCACGACGCGGCTCATCGCCAACCGCGAGAGCTGGCAGGATCCCTGGAAACGGCAGAAGATCGAGAACCTGGCGCTCCTCCTTCAGGGCGCCATGGCTGCGGAAGGCCGCGTCGGCCTCAAGATGAACGTCCCGCGCGCCCGCCTGCAGGAAGTAGCCGGGGTCGTCCCATCGATGAAAAACCCGACGATTTCGCCCCTCACCGACCCAGACTGGGTAGCCATGGAGGTGGTCGTACCCGAAGCCGAAGTGCGCCGACTGATCCCCGTCCTCAAACAGATGGGAGCCCAGGACATCATCGAGTATCCATTGAACAAGGTCATCCCCTAAGCAAACTCTGGATGGTCGAGGCCATGCCCATTCCCATTTACCGCGACGAAGAAGCAACTCAGTTCTTGGAGCGCTTGGAGGCCCTCCGACAGGAGGAGGATCGGCAGGTCGAGGCAGTGGCCCGGTCCATCCTCGAAGAGGTTCGTAGCCGAGGCGACGATGCCCTGCGGGAGCTAACGCGGCGACACGATGGCGTCGATCTGCCCCCGGAAAGCTTTCGGGTGACCGATGCCGAATTCCAGGAGGCCTGGGAAGAGGTCCCAGGCGAAGTGCGTTCCGCCCTCGCCTCGGCGGCTGAGAACATTCGCCGCTTCCACCAGCGGCCGCTCCCCGAGTCCTGGCTCATCTGGGAAGAAGGCGGGGTGATCCTGGGCGAGAGGTTTTCCCCCCTGGACCGAGTGGGAATCTACGTACCCGGCGGACGAGCTGCCTACCCTTCCACCCTGTTGATGTGCGCCCTTCCGGCCCAGATCGCTGGGGTACAGGAGATCGCCGTCTGTTCCGCGCCCGGCCCCCAGGGCAAAGCCCATCCCCTTGTCCTGGTGGCGGCGCGGATCGCCGGGATACACGAGGTCTACAAGATAGGCGGCGCGCAGGCTGTAGCGGCCCTCGCATTTGGAACCCAGACGATTCGCCCGGTCGACAAGATCGTGGGCCCGGGGAACGCCTACGTGACGGCCGCCAAGCGCCTCGTGTTCGGACGGGTGGGAATTGATATGCTCGCCGGCCCAAGCGAGGTGGTCATCCTGGCGGATGACTCGGCAGAACCGGCCTACATCGCTGCTGATCTGTTGGCGCAGGCAGAACACGACCCGATGTCTGTAGCCCTCCTGATCACCCCCTGCGGATGGCTGGGGCAGGCGGTGGCCAACGAACTGGAGGAGCAGTTGACCGATCTTCCCAGGCGAGAGGTGGCCGCCGAAAGCCTTCGCACCCGCGGTGGCATTCTCCTGGGCCGGGACCTTAAGGAGTGCCTCCAGTGGATCAACCGTCTTGCCCCCGAGCACCTCGGGATTCACCTGCCCGATCCCTGGCCCCTGCTCAAGGAGATTCGGCACGCGGGATCCATCTTCCTCGGAAGCTACTCGCCAGAAGCGATCGGCGACTACTGGGCCGGGCCGAATCACGTGCTGCCCACAGGAGGAAGCGCGCGTTTCAGCTCGGCCCTGTCGGTGCGGGACTTCCTGAAAGCGAGCAATGTGATCAGCTACACGCGAATCTCCCTATCGGCCTACGCCTCCGCGGTGGCTGGACTTGCGCGAGCGGAGGGCCTGGAGGGACACGCAAGGGCGATCGAGCGGAGGTTGGTGGCCAATGCTTCTCGATAACATCCGAGCCGAAGTACGTTCCCTGCCGGGCTACAGCGCACCGGAAAGAGGCAGGCCCGTCGTCAAACTGGATCAGAACGAGTGCCCCTTTGACTTGCCGGAGGAAATAAAGCGCAGAGCCCTGGAACGGCTGCGGACCACGCCCTGGAACCGCTATCCGGGATTTGAGAACCCAGAGCTCCGGGAAAAGCTCGCCGCCCGGTTGGGCGTGAGCCCCAATCAAGTCCTCCTCGGCCACGGCTCGAATCAGATCATCTACAGCCTGGCGATGGCGGTCCTGGAACGAGGAACGCGCCTGGTCTACTCTCCGCCGACGTTCTCCCTTTTCGAGCTGGTGGGCCGGATCTTTGGGGCCGAACTGCACCCGGTGCCTCAGCTGCCGGGATTTGTCCTCGACGGCGAGGCCATCGCCCAGGCGGCCGAAGGAGCCCGGATCACGATGATCGCTTCGCCTAACAACCCCACGGGGGCAGCCCTTGACCCGGCCTACCTCGACCGCATCGCCGGCAATACCTCTGGGCTGGTGCTCTGGGACGAAGCGTACCACGAGTTTTACGGCCGCACGGGGCTTCCCGCCGTCCAGCGGCACCGGAACGTGCTTGTCCTGCGCACCTTCTCTAAAGCCTTTGGTCTGGCTGGCGTGCGCTTCGGGTTTCTTGTGGGTGATCCGGAAGTAATCGCCGAGCTGCGGAAGGTCAACCTTCCATTCAATGTCGATCGCCTCTCGGAGGCCGTGGTGGATGTGGCGCTGGACAACGACGGATTCGTCCGCGAGCGGGTGGAACGGATCGTCCGCGAGCGACAGCGCCTCTACACCGAGCTTGCGGCTACACCCGGAGTTGTCGTCTTTCCGTCGGAGACGAATTTCCTCCTCATCCGCGTGCCGAAGGCTGAAATTGTCTTCCGCTCCCTCCTTTCCCAGGGAGTGTTTGTGCGTTCCTTCGTCTCGGTGCCCGGATTGGAGGGCTGTCTCCGCGTCACGGTGGGGGCCCCGGAGGAAAACGATCTTCTCCTGGCAGCGCTCCAAAAGGCTCTGGCTGAGGCCGGGGTATCGGTGGAACAGGTGCCAGCAGAAGGGTAGACGCGATGAACCGGAACGCTGAATTTCACTGGAAGACGCGGGAGGTGGAAGCCACCGTACAGGTCGCTATCGATGGGAGCGGAAGCGCCGCCATCGACACGGGCATCGGGTTCCTTGACCACCTTCTGGAGACCTTTGCCCGCAATGCGCTGGTGGATCTGGAGCTCAAAGCGCGGGGCGACCTGGAGGTGGACGCGCACCACACCGTCGAAGACGTCGGGATTGCCCTGGGCATCGCCTTGCGACAGGCCCTCGGCGACAAGGACGGCATCTACCGCTACGGCTGGGTGATCTTGCCCATGGACGATGCCCTTGTACAGCTGGCCCTGGACCTCGGAGGTCGGCCCTACTTTTCTCTGGTCCGGGAGCGCCGGTTGGAGAAGGTTGGCCAGTTCGACGGCGAGCTGGCGGAAGAATTCCTGCGTGCCCTGGTCAACAATCTGGGAATGAACCTGCACATCGAAGTCCTTGCCGGGTGGAACACCCACCACATCCTCGAGGCGATGTTCAAGGCCCTCGGACGAGCCTTCCGGATGGCCGCGGAACGGGATCCACGGACTCAGGGCGTGCCTTCCACCAAGGGGAGCCTGCAGTGATCGCGGTGGTGGATTACGGCGCGGGAAACCTGCGGAGCGTCGAGAAAGCCCTTCAGGCCGTGGGTGGCGACGCCCGTCTCACCGATCGCCCGGAGGAAATCCGCAAGGCGGATCGCGTTGTGCTTCCGGGCGTCGGCGCCTTTGGAGACGCCGCCCAGCGCTTGCGCCGCCTGGGTCTGGCGGATGCCGTGCTCGACGTAATTCGCGCAGGCAGACCGTTCCTCGGCATTTGCCTTGGACTGCAGCTCCTGTTCGAGCGAAGTGAAGAGTCGTCGGAGACCCCCGGCCTCGCGCTCCTGGCTGGAGTCGTCAGGCGATTCCCTCCGCAACTCAAAGTCCCTCACCTGGGCTGGAACGCGGTGCGTTTCCTCCCCTCCGAGCCAATGTTCGCGTCGATACCGCAGGGAAGTTACTTCTACTTCGCCCACTCGTTCTACGCAGACACGCCCCGGTCAGAACTGGTCGCGGGCATCACGGAATACGGGGTAGATTTCCCCTCCGCCCTGTGCTGGGAGAACGTCTGGGCCGTCCAGTTTCACCCCGAGAAATCCCAGAGGTGGGGGCTCCAGCTCCTCCGAAACTTCTTGGCCATGTGAAGGAGCCGACGGGGAAGAATCGGAGCGGGGAAAGCCATGATCGTATTCCCTGCCATTGATCTCCTGGACGGAAACTGCGTCCGCCTTGTGGAAGGAAAGCGGGAGGCGATGACCGTCTATTCGGACTCGCCGATCGCCGTGGCGCGACGCTGGGAGTCGGCGGGCGCCAGCTGGGTGCACGTGGTGGACTTGAACGCCGCCTTCGGATTCGGGGACAATCGCGACATCGTGCGCGAAATCTGCGCGGAGACCAGCCTCAAGGTGCAGCTCGGAGGCGGCCTCCGCACGACCGATGCCGTGCAGAAAGTACGGGAGCTGGGGGTGCGCCGCGTGGTCGTGGGGACCGCAGCGGTACGACGGCCAGATTGGATCGCCGAGCTCGTGGCGGAATTCGGTGCAGATACGGTAGCGGCAGCCCTTGACCTCCGCGATGGCCTGGTAGCTATCCGGGGCTGGGAAGAGCAGCAGAAGATTCCCCCGCTGGACCTGGCGCAAAAGTGGGCCCAGAATGGCCTGCGTCACCTCGTCTATACGGACATCCGGCGCGACGGCAAGCTCATCGGGCCGGACGTAGAAGGTGCGGTGCGCCTGGCCCAGCTCACGGGACTGGGCATCACCGTCTCCGGAGGCATCGGCACAATGGACGACCTACGCGCCGTGCTCCGGGCCGCAGACGTCCTCGAAGGAGTGATCATAGGAAAAGCCATTTACGAAGGGGCGATCGATCTGGCTCAGGCCCTTCAGCTCGTGCGCACGGGTAGCCAGATCTCAGAATAACCGAACCTCCGCCCGGCAGTGAAACGGCGGGGGAATTTCTGGAGAACGAGAGACCGAAGGCGACCGATGCTTGCCAAACGCATCATCCCTTGTCTGGACGTCAACCACGGCCGCGTGGTGAAAGGCGTGCAGTTCCTAGACCTGCGCGACGCAGGGGATCCAGTGGAGCAGGCCCGCTTCTACGACGCTGAAGGGGCAGACGAGCTCGTCTTCCTGGACATTACGGCCTCGGCCGAAAAGCGCCCCACCCTGCTGGAAGTGGTGCGCCGAACCGCCGAGCAGGTCTTCATTCCGCTGACCGTGGGAGGAGGGGTTCGGGACGTCGAGGACGCGCGTCTCCTGCTGGAGAGCGGTGCGGACAAAGTGACCGTCAACACCGCGGCCGTCAAGCAGCCGCGTCTGATCACCGAGATAGCCTCGCGTTTCGGCAGCCAGGCCGTGGTGGTCGCCATCGACGCCAGGCGCTCCGGCGGCCACTGGGAGGTGTACACTTACGGCGGTCGACAGGCGACCGGCCTAGACGCTGTCCAGTGGGCCCAGCACGTGGTGTCCCTGGGAGCGGGTGAAATCCTGCTGACCTCCATGGACCGCGACGGCACGAAGGACGGCTACGATCTGGAGCTTACGCGCGCGGTGGCCGAAGCTGTGTCCGTCCCCGTGATTGCTTCGGGCGGGTGCGGACGTCTCGAGCATTTCTACGAGGCCTTCGCGATGGGCCACGCCGATGCGGCCCTCGCAGCCTCCGTCTTCCATTACCGCGAGCTCGCCATCGCTGAGGTCAAACGCTTCCTAAAGGAGCGCGGAATCCATGTTCGTGAATGAGCCACACGAGCTACTGGAAGTGGACCGTAGCGTACTGGATCAGCTGAAATATGACGACCGGGGCCTCCTTCCGGCCATCGCCCAGGATTCCCGTACGGGCCAGGTCCTGATGCTTGCTTACGTGAACCGCCAGAGCCTGGAGCACACGCTTGCCACCGGCCTCGCCACCTACTGGAGCCGTTCCCGCAGAGAGCTGTGGACCAAAGGCCTGACCAGCGGCCACGTGCAACGCGTGCGGCGCATCCTGTTCGACTGCGACCTGGACGCTGTGCTCTACCTGGTGGAGCAGGTTGGCCCTGCCTGCCACACCGGCAGGCAGAGCTGTTTCTTCCACGTGCTCAAGCCCACAGAGTAGCCCCCGTGGAGCCCGACCCCGGCGCCGTCCGTGGGGGCTCCCGTGCCCCCGTAGCCTCAAGGGCCCGCGGGACTACGAGTCCCACCTTCGGTTCGCGCTCCCTTGTTGCTTCTCCCCTCGCTGGGTGTTAACTTTGGCCGTAATCCGCCGAACAGCAGGAGGGATCCTTGCGCCGTGGAGCCCGCACCGCGGCGCTTGGGTATGGTAACAGAGGCAGAATTGCCGATCAGTGATGGAGGAGTTCATCGGCGGGTCAGAACTGTAGGACATCTTCGATCCGACAAGAGGAAAAGCTTTGTCCGCCCTGCTTAATTCCCCCTGGTTCACGTGGGTCATTCTCCCGATCCTTATCTTCTGTGCCCGCATTGTGGACGTATCCATCGGGACGATGCGCATCATCTTCATCGCCAAGGAGAAGCGGTTTCTGGCGCCCCTGCTCGGCTTCTTCGAGGTTCTGATCTGGCTCCTGGCCATCGGCCAGATCTTCAAGCATCTCGACAACGCCTTGTGTTACGTGGCTTATGCCGGCGGATTTGCGACAGGGAACTACGTCGGGATGCTCCTTGAACGACGACTGGCCCTGGGAACGGAGGTGGTGCGCCTGATCACCCGGCAGGATCCGTCCGAACTTCTTCGGGCCCTCCAGGCTGAGGGATTTGGCACCACGGTCATCGACGGCTACGGCTCCACGGGACCCGTGAAGATCATCTTCACGCTGATCCGCAGGAAGGATCGCCCCCACCTCCTGGAGCTGATCCAGGAGTACACGCCAGGCACCTTTTTCTCGATCGAGGACGTACGCGAGGCCCAGGCCGGGGTCTTTCCCCAGACCAGCCGGGAAAGGAAGCTCATCCTGAACCTTCGCCGCTGGAACCGGAAGAGAAAGTGAGCCAGGACAGGGCTGGGTATCCTTTGTCCGATACCCTTGCAAAGGGCGGAATCGGGACGCCGGACTGTACCCAGAAGCCCAACGGTACGGGCAGGGATGGGCTCCCAGACCAGTTCGGAGAGGGCCGGAGTCCAGCTCTCGCCGGGGTGAATCCCGTCGGGACAAGAGGGTGCTGGGGGGCGTATTCTCCGGAGGTAGGGGGCAGGCGCCGCTCCCTAACGTCGACGGTCTACTGGAGAGGAAGAAGCCTGGCGCACGGGAACGGCGGGCTGAGGACTGGCGCCTGAGCAGCGAATTGAACCAGCCACCGCGAGTGAACGGAGATGATCGAGGCTGAATATTCAGGGCGCCGGATCGGTGTAATCGTCCAGCGGTACGGGATCTACCTCGCCTTTGCCTTGGAGATCGTCGCCTTTACGGTTCTGTCGGATCGATTCCTCACGTACGAGAACCAGATCAACGTCTTCAGGCAGATCTCCATCAACGCCATTATCGCCGCCGGCATGACGTACGTGATCCTCACCGGGGGCATCGACCTCTCGGTTGGCTCCATTGTGGCTCTGAGTGGGGTCGCGGTCGCCAGCGTGCTGAAGTGGGAGGGTACCTCCGTTGCACCGCGGATCGTTCTGGCCATCCTGTGCGGGCTTGCCGTCGGTGGGCTCAGCGGGCTCCTGGCGGGCACGGTGATCGTACGCTTTCGCGTGCCCCCGTTCATCGCCACCTTGGCCATGATGACGATCGCGCGCGGCCTCGCCTTCCTCTACACAGGGGGCCGACCGATCTGGGGGCTCCCGCGCGAGTTCGATTTCATCGGCAGGGGCCATTTTCTGGGCGGCCTCCTGTCCCGAATCCATCCGGGCCTCGCCAGTATCATCCCCTTTCCCGTAGTTATCATGCTTGCCGTCTACGCTGTGGCGCACCTGGTCCTGACGCAGAGCCCTTTTGGCCGCTACGTGTACGCGATCGGGGGAAACGAGGAAGCCGCCAGGCTCTCCGGGATCAAGACCCAGCGGGTCAAGCTTACGGTCTACGTACTGAGCGGGCTGGCGGCTGCCCTGAGCGGCGTCATCCTCGCCAGTCGACTGGG includes:
- a CDS encoding ABC transporter permease encodes the protein MIEAEYSGRRIGVIVQRYGIYLAFALEIVAFTVLSDRFLTYENQINVFRQISINAIIAAGMTYVILTGGIDLSVGSIVALSGVAVASVLKWEGTSVAPRIVLAILCGLAVGGLSGLLAGTVIVRFRVPPFIATLAMMTIARGLAFLYTGGRPIWGLPREFDFIGRGHFLGGLLSRIHPGLASIIPFPVVIMLAVYAVAHLVLTQSPFGRYVYAIGGNEEAARLSGIKTQRVKLTVYVLSGLAAALSGVILASRLGSGQPNSGMMFELDAIAAVVVGGTSLMGGRGSVAGTFVGALIIGELNNGLNLVGVDPYLQKVILGIVILFAVLLDHLKKEE